The Entomobacter blattae nucleotide sequence AAGTTTGGGGGGCTTAGGGTTTCTTGATGTCCAGAGGGCTTTTTGACGCCTATTTTTGATGCTCAGGATTTTGGATATTCGGGGTTTTGGGCACAAGGTGAAAGGGTTTTAAAGGATCGCTGCGCCAGTTATGAAGAAGGTCTATCAGGCCTTCACTATCAGGACCAGGGAACCAGGCTGGGAGGCTTCGATGGGGGAAGTAAAGATCGGCGGACTTGTTCTTAAAAGGGGTTAAGGAGCATAGTGAGAAGTTTGTTTCTCTCCGTGGCATTTTCGGTTAGTGATATTCGAAGCTCAAGAATATCCAGACTGCGGGATGTTCAAAGAGAGAAGGGGCTTGCTGTTTTTTTGTAGGGCCAATTTTTCCTAGATTCGGCCTTATAGGGAGAATTCTGAAAAGAGGCATTCAGGGCTATGGGGTATTTCAGGGCGTGGTATGGTGGGCTCTTCTTCATTATATTCCATTAAAACGGCAAGGCTTTTGCTTACGCCGGTTAACTGGCAGGATATGGCGCATATTAGCCAGCTCAAGGCTGATGCCGCTTCGTTCGGGCAAATGCTTGGAGGGGTTAGAAACCGCCTTGAGGCCGAGCAGGATATGGCAGAGGATATTTCTTTTTGGGCCCAACATAAGGTGGGTATTTTTACCATTTGGCAACAAGAGCAGTTTGTGGGCATAACAGGCCTGCACCAACGCCCCGATGGCCGCGGCATAGGCTTGCGTTTTGCCTTATGGGCCTGGGCGCGTGGCAAGGGTTATGCGCGAGAGGCGGCTTCGGCTGCCTTATGGTTTGGCCATGGGCAGGGAATAGAGCGCATTGTAGCCGTTGCCCGTAAGGAAAATGTGGCCTCATGCACAATTCTGGGCAGCATCGGTATGCAGCTTTGTAACTCTTTTGTAAGGGCTGGCCATATTATGCAAGTTTACGAAAGTGATCGCTCACAGGCAAAGCAAAAAATTTTGTACCCCTAAAAAGGGATTT carries:
- a CDS encoding GNAT family N-acetyltransferase; protein product: MVGSSSLYSIKTARLLLTPVNWQDMAHISQLKADAASFGQMLGGVRNRLEAEQDMAEDISFWAQHKVGIFTIWQQEQFVGITGLHQRPDGRGIGLRFALWAWARGKGYAREAASAALWFGHGQGIERIVAVARKENVASCTILGSIGMQLCNSFVRAGHIMQVYESDRSQAKQKILYP